From Penaeus monodon isolate SGIC_2016 chromosome 6, NSTDA_Pmon_1, whole genome shotgun sequence, the proteins below share one genomic window:
- the LOC119574467 gene encoding RNA polymerase II transcriptional coactivator KIWI-like, producing MPKDKDLKHKSKKLKSEESSKRKADSDDDDTSDTSVEDEPVQKSSSGDHKTNEQGEPFLSIDKNRRVTIREFKGKTYIDIREFYEKDGKLLPGKKGISLSVSQYNNLKSAMTTIDKLL from the exons ATGCCGAAGGACAAGGATCTGAAGCACAAATCCAAGAAGCTCAAGAGCGAAGAGTCCTCAAAGCGCAAAGCTGActcagatgatgatgatacaagtgatACATCGGTGGAG GATGAACCTGTACAGAAGTCTTCATCTGGGGATCATAAGACCAATGAACAGGGGGAGCCCTTCTTGAGTATAGATAAGAACCGAAGGGTCACAATCAGAGAGTTCAAGGGCAAGACTTACATTGACATCCGTGAGTTCTACGAGAAGGATGGAAAGCTCTTGCCAGGAAAGAAGG gcaTTTCACTGTCTGTTTCCCAGTACAACAACTTGAAGTCTGCTATGACCACTATTGATAAATTACTGTAG
- the LOC119574466 gene encoding actin-related protein 10-like yields MPLYEGLSGIGLINEKNTTVVFDFGSAYTKAGFAGENGPRVILRSEVKCRETGNTVPVFETQDKEELRHRLVDFIHKLYFKHLLVNPKDRRVVVVENLLTPSNTRNILAKVLFRHYEVLSVVFAPSHLVALMTLGINTGLVMDIGYQEVTLIPVFEGVPILSAWQALSLGGKAIHSSLSELLLDRGLSVGEDGKEQRLSSVMETLPEKVLEDVKVRTCFVSTLERSSKLHNNKYDRSIEPPPPPPSVLYPLSGSRNLTIPGTVRELATEVLFEQDRDALSLPTIILDSLQKCPIDTRRVLAENLVIIGGTASMLGLRHRLLTEVRTLAASEAFSKVVKINSFKIHNPPAKANYVAWLGGAILGGTEAVALRTLPRDQFLVNDRVPDWCDLSCNLKEERDEKSA; encoded by the exons ATGCCGCTGTACGAGGGCCTGAGCGGGATTGGGCTGATAAATGAGAAGAACACGACGGTTGTGTTCGATTTCGGGTCGGCTTATACCAA AGCAGGCTTTGCTGGAGAGAATGGGCCCAGGGTCATCTTGAGATCTGAGGTCAAGTGTCGTGAGACCGGCAACACCGTTCCAGTGTTTGAGACGCAGGATAAGGAGGAACTGCGTCACCGTTTGGTTGACTTCATCCACAAACTCTATTTCAA GCACTTGCTTGTGAATCCTAAGGACAGAAGGGTTGTGGTTGTCGAGAACCTCCTGACGCCTTCCAACACGCGCAACATCTTAGCCAAAGTACTCTTCAGACACTATGAG GTTTTATCAGTAGTGTTTGCACCATCCCACCTTGTGGCTTTAATGACTCTAGGAATTAACACTGGTTTGGTGATGGACATTGGCTATCAAGAGGTCACACTTATACCTGTGTTTGAGGGGGTTCCTATTCTATCAGCCTGGCAAGCACTATCATTAGGAGGCAAAGCAATTCATAG TTCTTTGAGTGAATTGTTGCTAGATCGTGGATTGTCAgtaggagaggatgggaaggaacaGAGGCTCTCTTCAGTGATGGAAACGCTTCCTGAGAAGGTCTTGGAGGATGTAAAAG tCCGAACTTGCTTTGTATCAACACTGGAAAGAAGCTCCAAGCTGCACAACAATAAGTATGACCGTTCAATcgaaccccctcctcctcctccatctgtgTTGTACCCCCTGTCTGGTAGTCGCAATCTCACTATCCCTGGCACAGTGAGGGAGCTGGCCACTGAAGTTCTGTTTGAGCAGGATCGTGATGCTCTCAGCCTTCCAACAATCATATTGGATTCTTTGCAGAAG tgtCCAATTGATACCCGACGAGTGCTCGCAGAGAACCTGGTCATTATCGGAGGCACTGCCAGCATGTTAGGCCTTAGACACCGCCTGCTGACTGAAGTTCGCACTCTCGCTGCTTCAGAGGCTTTTAGCAAAGTGGTGAAGATAAATTCTTTCAAGATCCACAACCCACCTGCCAAAGCTAATTATGTGGCCTGGCTGGGAG GTGCCATCCTTGGAGGGACAGAAGCGGTGGCCCTGCGCACACTTCCCCGTGACCAGTTCCTGGTGAATGACCGAGTGCCTGACTGGTGTGACCTCTCATGCAACCTGAAGGAGGAGCGGGATGAGAAGTCAGCCTGA